One Paraburkholderia agricolaris genomic region harbors:
- a CDS encoding sugar phosphate isomerase/epimerase family protein: MRNLHGRLDLCSINTATLGHREPLSRTIDRIAKAGFGGIAPWRREVEEGNVAQLARQIRALDLTVTGYCRSTYLPAATPAEFNANVEANRAALRDAAILGARCFVMVVGGLVSGSRDLEGARTQVVDGISMLMDTARECGVPLALEPLHPMYAANRAVVNTLAQAVNICEAVDPDRSGLIGVAVDIYHCWWDPQLTASIAAAGQAGRILAYHVCDWLHETKDMLLDRGMMGDGVVDLPSVRSCVERAGYEGLVETEIFSAQNWWQREPDEVLAICSERLQTVC; this comes from the coding sequence ATGAGAAACCTTCACGGAAGACTCGACCTGTGCTCCATCAATACCGCAACGCTGGGCCATCGGGAGCCACTCAGTCGCACGATTGATCGCATTGCCAAAGCGGGCTTTGGTGGGATAGCGCCGTGGCGCCGCGAGGTCGAGGAAGGCAATGTCGCGCAGCTTGCGCGGCAGATCAGAGCGCTCGATCTGACCGTGACCGGCTATTGCCGTTCGACCTACTTGCCGGCAGCGACGCCCGCCGAATTTAACGCCAATGTCGAGGCAAACCGGGCCGCATTGCGCGATGCGGCAATACTCGGAGCACGTTGCTTCGTGATGGTGGTCGGTGGCCTCGTATCAGGTAGCCGCGATCTGGAAGGTGCGCGGACCCAGGTGGTGGACGGCATTTCAATGCTGATGGACACGGCACGCGAGTGCGGCGTACCGCTCGCACTCGAGCCTCTTCACCCTATGTACGCAGCCAATCGTGCCGTAGTCAACACCCTCGCACAGGCAGTGAATATTTGTGAAGCCGTAGATCCAGACCGGTCAGGACTTATCGGCGTTGCAGTCGATATTTACCACTGCTGGTGGGACCCGCAACTGACGGCGTCGATCGCAGCGGCTGGGCAAGCGGGACGCATTCTGGCGTATCACGTGTGCGACTGGTTGCACGAAACTAAAGACATGCTGCTGGATCGCGGAATGATGGGCGATGGTGTCGTCGATCTACCGTCGGTGCGTTCGTGCGTCGAACGCGCCGGATACGAAGGTCTGGTGGAAACCGAAATTTTTTCGGCGCAAAACTGGTGGCAACGCGAACCCGACGAAGTACTCGCCATCTGCAGTGAACGTCTGCAGACAGTTTGTTGA
- a CDS encoding Gfo/Idh/MocA family protein: protein MTEKIRWGVLGAAKIADNFVVPAIQRSSNGQVITVASRDRDRAQIFATRHGIDRVLTSYDEVIASKDVDAIYIPLPTASHVEWCTKALLGGKHVLCEKPIAMNADQLLELIALRDKTGLVCGEAFMVAHHPQWAFVRDSLAQGMLGELTLIEGSFTYFNDDPNALKNNLALGGGGVRDIGVYPVVTTRLVTGLEPVRIQAEVLLDPRFGTDRFARCTAAFPGFSMTFYCGTQLSRRQHMIFHGIKGWLSVDAPFNPGTYGPAQIRHRSDETAQTRTIEFGDVDQYQLMVEDFASTVLGQKANLAFTLENSLGNQRVIDQILS, encoded by the coding sequence ATGACTGAAAAAATTCGCTGGGGCGTACTGGGCGCCGCAAAGATTGCCGACAACTTTGTCGTGCCGGCTATCCAACGCTCGTCCAACGGCCAGGTGATCACCGTCGCCAGCCGCGATCGTGACCGCGCCCAGATTTTCGCGACCAGGCATGGCATCGACCGTGTATTGACCAGTTACGACGAGGTCATCGCGAGCAAAGACGTCGACGCAATCTATATCCCGCTGCCAACGGCCAGTCACGTCGAATGGTGCACGAAAGCCCTGCTCGGTGGCAAGCACGTGCTGTGCGAGAAGCCGATTGCAATGAATGCCGACCAGCTGCTTGAGCTGATCGCCTTGCGTGACAAAACCGGCCTTGTATGCGGCGAAGCATTCATGGTGGCGCATCACCCTCAATGGGCTTTTGTTCGCGACAGCCTCGCTCAGGGAATGCTCGGCGAACTCACGCTGATCGAAGGGTCCTTCACCTACTTCAACGACGACCCCAACGCACTCAAGAACAATCTTGCACTGGGGGGCGGGGGCGTTCGCGATATCGGCGTCTACCCGGTCGTAACCACGCGTCTTGTGACAGGACTTGAACCGGTTCGCATCCAGGCAGAGGTTTTGCTCGATCCCCGTTTCGGCACAGACCGGTTCGCGCGATGCACGGCCGCGTTCCCAGGATTCTCGATGACGTTCTACTGCGGCACGCAACTGTCGCGCCGGCAGCACATGATTTTTCACGGAATCAAAGGCTGGTTAAGCGTTGACGCACCGTTCAATCCGGGCACATATGGCCCGGCGCAAATTCGCCATCGCTCCGATGAAACAGCTCAAACACGCACCATTGAGTTCGGTGACGTCGATCAATATCAGTTGATGGTTGAAGACTTTGCGAGCACGGTGCTCGGACAGAAAGCGAATCTGGCTTTCACCCTGGAAAATTCACTCGGCAATCAGCGGGTCATCGATCAGATACTTTCCTGA
- a CDS encoding DUF2817 domain-containing protein — protein sequence MKYGFADRPGFDRQRAQFLQAAGAAGATLTSYPHPLKGPGGESLATDVAWLGSPDARRVLVAISGTHGVEGYYGSTCQSEWLHEFAARDLPDGVAVLMVHLINPWGTAWVRRVNEDNVDLNRNYLDFSAALPLNPRYEAIHEIYTCRDFDGPERQRAEQLLAAQLESIGWAEYQAIVGAGQYVHPDGLFYGGAQATWSNRTLRSIAARFLQPAQVAIAFDLHTGAGAFGHPMLMAIAQARYPALAQAEALYGPWLYTLLTDAHAAVSETGVVARATGYTSQALLDALPTTHLMQLVIECGTYPEAPMHTALRDDHWLHLYGDPGDALGKKISGALFESFLPADGDWREIAWRRTRQTWERALTALPAISAQESI from the coding sequence ATGAAATACGGTTTCGCGGATCGACCCGGCTTCGACCGGCAGCGCGCGCAGTTCCTGCAGGCCGCCGGGGCCGCGGGCGCCACGCTCACGTCCTATCCGCATCCTTTGAAAGGTCCTGGCGGCGAGTCGCTCGCTACCGATGTCGCATGGCTCGGCTCGCCGGATGCGCGGCGCGTGCTGGTGGCGATTTCCGGCACGCATGGCGTGGAAGGGTATTACGGATCGACGTGTCAGAGCGAATGGCTGCACGAGTTCGCCGCTCGCGACCTGCCGGATGGTGTTGCGGTCTTGATGGTGCATCTGATCAATCCGTGGGGCACGGCATGGGTACGCCGCGTCAACGAAGACAACGTGGACCTGAATCGCAACTATCTCGACTTCAGCGCAGCGTTGCCGCTCAATCCGCGTTACGAAGCGATTCACGAGATCTACACTTGCCGCGACTTTGACGGCCCCGAGCGGCAGCGCGCAGAGCAGTTGCTGGCGGCGCAACTGGAGTCGATCGGCTGGGCGGAATATCAGGCAATCGTCGGCGCCGGCCAATACGTGCATCCGGACGGGCTGTTTTACGGGGGCGCGCAGGCCACGTGGTCGAACCGGACTTTGCGGAGTATCGCGGCGCGCTTTCTGCAGCCTGCGCAGGTGGCTATCGCCTTCGATCTGCACACCGGGGCCGGTGCTTTTGGTCATCCAATGTTGATGGCGATCGCGCAGGCACGCTATCCGGCGCTCGCGCAGGCCGAAGCGCTTTATGGGCCGTGGCTTTACACACTGCTGACCGACGCGCATGCGGCGGTCAGCGAGACTGGCGTGGTGGCGCGTGCAACCGGCTATACATCGCAGGCCTTGCTCGACGCGCTACCCACGACGCATTTGATGCAGCTTGTCATCGAGTGCGGCACGTACCCCGAGGCGCCGATGCATACGGCGCTGCGCGACGATCACTGGCTGCACCTCTATGGCGATCCCGGCGATGCACTTGGTAAGAAGATCAGCGGTGCTTTGTTCGAGTCGTTCCTGCCGGCTGACGGCGACTGGCGCGAGATCGCATGGCGGCGCACGCGCCAGACATGGGAGCGCGCACTTACAGCGTTGCCGGCGATTTCTGCTCAGGAAAGTATCTGA
- a CDS encoding FAD-binding oxidoreductase, translated as MTVRIVNETDVSARGFERFRVVRRSQESQSIVSFELVPVDAERSLSFVAGQFVAVRLTLRDGESLLRHYSLSGDPADTTRWRISVKLESTPPGRGSTHLHECIGVGGELELAGPAGTFVCDEDNGRPVLLMSGGVGVTPHVSMLHRLTHASTRRVHVIHACENSVVHAFGDEIRRLAAMRDGIHTHVCYRNPLTGDEASGACDSTGLLTKETLQSLLPLDDYEVYLCGPPGFMQANWSLLRGLGIARERIHYEFFGPATVLEDHAGDGSDAVQSAPGMAMPGPSSSSAVTVQFHPQADPLPWDSSCHSLLEMAEQAGYAPPFNCRAGICSACLTPLLAGEVDYIEEPLVPPPDGEVLLCCTRPVTPLTLALQP; from the coding sequence ATGACGGTTCGGATCGTGAATGAGACGGACGTTTCCGCACGCGGTTTCGAGCGCTTTCGCGTGGTTCGGCGGAGTCAGGAAAGTCAGTCCATTGTGTCGTTCGAACTGGTTCCCGTAGACGCGGAAAGGTCTCTCTCGTTCGTGGCGGGACAGTTCGTCGCGGTGCGGCTGACGTTGCGCGACGGCGAATCATTGCTGCGCCATTACAGCTTGTCGGGCGATCCCGCCGATACCACGCGTTGGCGCATTTCGGTCAAACTCGAAAGCACGCCACCTGGGCGCGGCTCGACGCATCTTCACGAATGTATTGGTGTGGGCGGCGAACTGGAACTGGCTGGTCCGGCAGGCACATTCGTCTGCGACGAGGACAACGGGCGGCCGGTGCTTCTGATGAGCGGTGGCGTGGGCGTGACCCCGCACGTGAGTATGCTGCATCGTCTGACGCATGCGTCGACGCGGCGCGTGCACGTTATTCATGCGTGCGAGAACAGCGTAGTGCATGCGTTCGGCGACGAGATACGCAGGCTCGCCGCGATGCGCGACGGTATCCACACACATGTCTGCTATCGCAACCCTCTTACGGGCGACGAAGCGAGCGGAGCCTGTGACAGCACGGGGCTGCTGACGAAAGAGACGCTGCAATCGCTGCTGCCGCTCGATGACTACGAAGTCTATCTATGCGGGCCGCCGGGTTTCATGCAGGCGAACTGGAGTCTATTGCGGGGGCTGGGTATCGCACGCGAACGGATCCACTACGAGTTCTTCGGTCCAGCTACTGTGCTTGAAGACCACGCGGGCGATGGATCCGATGCCGTTCAGTCAGCGCCAGGCATGGCAATGCCCGGGCCTTCGAGCAGTAGCGCGGTTACAGTACAGTTTCACCCGCAGGCCGACCCCCTGCCGTGGGATTCGTCCTGTCATTCTTTGCTGGAAATGGCCGAACAGGCCGGCTACGCGCCGCCCTTCAATTGCCGGGCCGGTATTTGCAGTGCGTGTTTGACGCCGCTATTAGCGGGGGAAGTCGACTATATTGAGGAGCCGCTAGTCCCGCCGCCCGACGGCGAGGTGCTGCTTTGCTGCACGCGGCCTGTCACGCCACTCACGTTGGCGCTACAGCCTTAG
- a CDS encoding aromatic ring-hydroxylating dioxygenase subunit alpha: MFLKNAWYVAAWDTELTQSLLPVTILDEPVVLYRKADGTPVALEDACPHRKLPLSMGRLIDDTLECGYHGLTFDCSGACVKAPGSQRIPAGAQVRSYPLAERYGLVWIWMGDASAADPDKIVRIEEWGDPAWGVNRGDAMTVDCHYLYITDNLLDPSHVAWVHRSSFGNAACEAEPLKTVVAENGVTVSRWMRDVEVAPFYAKFVRFAGNCDRKQHYEVRFPSHAIIKAIFTPAGTGSDDAPPHADLFLMNSYNFMTPVDDARTRYYWFQTRNFDPDDEDISRQFDEDVRHAFEEDRVVLTAVHRGMARKRKPNIDLAIDSGPLRFRRALAQMIEREPVADPAGAPVYVVDRREAGQ, encoded by the coding sequence ATGTTTTTGAAGAACGCGTGGTATGTGGCGGCATGGGACACGGAACTGACGCAAAGCCTTCTGCCCGTCACGATTCTCGACGAGCCGGTCGTGCTCTACCGCAAGGCGGATGGCACACCCGTAGCGCTCGAAGATGCCTGCCCGCATCGCAAGTTGCCGCTCTCGATGGGACGGCTGATCGACGACACGCTCGAGTGCGGCTATCACGGTCTTACATTCGACTGTTCCGGTGCCTGCGTGAAGGCACCCGGCTCGCAGCGTATTCCCGCGGGCGCGCAGGTGCGCAGCTATCCGCTTGCTGAACGCTATGGTCTGGTGTGGATCTGGATGGGTGACGCGAGCGCTGCGGACCCGGACAAGATCGTGCGGATCGAAGAGTGGGGCGACCCTGCGTGGGGCGTCAATCGTGGCGACGCCATGACGGTGGATTGCCATTACCTGTATATCACCGACAACCTGCTCGATCCATCGCACGTCGCGTGGGTGCATCGTTCATCGTTTGGCAATGCCGCGTGCGAGGCGGAACCGCTGAAGACCGTCGTCGCCGAAAACGGCGTGACCGTGTCGCGCTGGATGCGCGATGTCGAAGTCGCGCCGTTCTACGCGAAGTTCGTCAGGTTCGCGGGGAATTGCGATCGTAAACAGCATTATGAAGTGCGCTTTCCTTCACACGCCATCATCAAGGCGATTTTCACGCCGGCCGGCACGGGCAGTGACGACGCACCGCCGCATGCCGATCTGTTCCTGATGAACTCGTATAACTTCATGACGCCCGTGGATGACGCGCGCACCCGGTACTACTGGTTCCAGACGCGCAACTTCGATCCGGACGACGAAGACATCTCGCGCCAGTTCGACGAGGACGTGCGCCACGCGTTTGAAGAAGACCGCGTGGTGCTGACAGCCGTGCATCGGGGCATGGCGCGAAAGCGCAAACCGAACATCGATCTGGCGATCGATTCCGGGCCGTTGCGTTTCCGGCGTGCGCTTGCGCAGATGATCGAACGGGAACCCGTGGCGGACCCGGCGGGCGCGCCGGTGTATGTTGTCGACCGGCGGGAAGCGGGGCAGTGA
- a CDS encoding LysR substrate-binding domain-containing protein has translation MSTLPPLRALQVFEAVGRCGGVAEAARRLGISAGAVSQQMKLLEDTLGLSLLQKDGKRLRLTTIGRQYHESCAAAFESLRVAHAEIERSKNVRNLSVSALPSLLSKWLAARVMEWQAQHPELSVYLDGTHTEPSPEGYEIDFRISYGDRVADVENAIELFRDSVVPVCSPQLLHADASLATPADILAYPLIAVDWLPKFASPPSWRDWFEASKVDCATLQNPRHVFSLSSVAIEAAIDGHGFVLAQTSMICDDVAAGRLVVPFKYGLPLPWPYFLTWKKTAFDQPQCRSFHRWLLTRAKEQQQINDQMLQVPGEAAP, from the coding sequence ATGAGCACGCTGCCACCCCTGCGCGCGCTGCAGGTATTCGAAGCCGTGGGCCGTTGCGGCGGCGTGGCGGAAGCCGCCAGACGTCTCGGCATCTCGGCCGGCGCCGTGAGCCAGCAGATGAAGCTGCTCGAGGACACGCTGGGCTTGAGCCTCCTGCAAAAGGACGGCAAACGGCTGCGGCTCACCACGATCGGTCGGCAGTACCACGAAAGTTGCGCGGCGGCATTCGAGAGCCTGCGCGTCGCGCATGCGGAGATCGAGCGCTCAAAAAACGTCCGCAATCTGAGCGTCAGCGCATTGCCCTCCTTGCTCTCCAAGTGGCTCGCGGCGCGCGTCATGGAATGGCAGGCGCAGCATCCGGAGTTGAGCGTCTACCTCGACGGCACGCACACCGAGCCGTCGCCCGAAGGCTATGAGATCGATTTCCGGATTAGCTACGGCGACCGGGTCGCGGACGTCGAGAACGCCATCGAACTGTTCCGCGACAGCGTTGTGCCGGTGTGCAGCCCGCAATTACTGCATGCGGATGCGTCGCTCGCTACGCCTGCGGACATCCTCGCGTATCCGCTGATCGCCGTGGACTGGTTGCCGAAATTCGCGTCGCCGCCCTCATGGCGCGACTGGTTCGAAGCCAGCAAGGTGGACTGCGCCACGCTGCAAAACCCCCGGCATGTGTTCTCGTTGTCGAGCGTGGCGATTGAGGCGGCGATCGACGGTCACGGCTTCGTGCTCGCGCAAACCTCGATGATCTGCGACGACGTGGCCGCCGGCCGCCTCGTCGTCCCGTTCAAATACGGACTCCCCTTGCCGTGGCCCTACTTTCTGACGTGGAAGAAAACCGCGTTCGACCAGCCCCAATGCCGCAGTTTCCATCGCTGGCTCCTGACGCGGGCGAAAGAGCAGCAGCAGATCAACGACCAGATGCTGCAGGTTCCCGGTGAGGCGGCGCCGTAG
- a CDS encoding phytanoyl-CoA dioxygenase family protein, producing the protein MLDSVSARIARAVTPQLVEDFRRDGAVCIRNIFTEDEVALLGSGIERNLQTPSPRAKVASRPDDPGWFFEDFCNWQENEAYRAFIFNSAAPAVAGALLDCETVRLHHDHLLVKEPNTRQRTPWHQDQPYYNIVGSDNVSMWIPVDPVTRESTLEFVAGSHLGPWLMPRTFMDNEARWFPEGSLADLPDVEADRAAFPIVGWALQPGDMVCFNMLTLHASGGVSGQTRRRAFSVRFVGDDIRHAPRRWRTSPDFPGLAETLPEGAPLEHPLFPVVWKNARRNT; encoded by the coding sequence ATGTTGGATAGCGTGAGCGCGCGTATCGCGCGGGCGGTGACGCCGCAACTGGTCGAAGATTTTCGCCGCGATGGCGCAGTATGTATCCGCAACATTTTTACGGAAGACGAAGTCGCGTTGCTGGGTTCCGGCATCGAGCGCAATCTGCAAACGCCGAGCCCGCGCGCGAAGGTAGCAAGCAGGCCTGACGATCCGGGCTGGTTCTTCGAAGACTTCTGCAACTGGCAGGAAAACGAGGCTTATCGCGCGTTTATTTTCAACTCGGCGGCGCCCGCGGTGGCCGGTGCGTTGCTCGACTGCGAGACGGTGCGGCTGCATCACGATCATCTGCTGGTGAAGGAGCCGAATACACGGCAGCGCACGCCCTGGCATCAGGATCAGCCGTACTACAACATCGTCGGCAGTGACAACGTGAGCATGTGGATTCCGGTCGATCCGGTCACGCGCGAGTCGACCCTGGAGTTCGTCGCGGGTTCGCATCTTGGCCCCTGGCTGATGCCGCGCACCTTCATGGATAACGAAGCCAGGTGGTTTCCCGAAGGCAGCCTCGCCGATTTGCCGGACGTAGAAGCGGATCGCGCGGCGTTTCCGATTGTGGGCTGGGCACTCCAGCCCGGCGACATGGTGTGCTTCAACATGCTGACGCTCCATGCTTCCGGCGGCGTGAGTGGGCAGACACGCCGGCGTGCATTCTCGGTGCGTTTCGTCGGCGACGACATTCGCCATGCGCCACGCCGGTGGCGCACCTCTCCTGACTTTCCGGGTCTCGCAGAAACACTGCCCGAAGGCGCACCGCTGGAGCATCCGCTGTTTCCCGTCGTATGGAAGAACGCTCGGCGCAATACATAA
- a CDS encoding ABC transporter substrate-binding protein, whose amino-acid sequence MKQLLLSALCGLAMLPAVVHAQDQQVIRFGVDPSYPPFESKAPDGSLVGFDIELGNAICASLHQKCVWVEQNFDGMIPALKARKFDAILSAMSATAARRQQIDFTNRLYNGPSALIARTGSKLQPTAQALQGQRVGVVQGSTQEAFAKTEWEPKGVTVVPYQTQDQIYQDLVTGRLDAAFQAAVQVDFSFLKTPRGKGFALAGGPVTDSRVSGDVAIGIRKGDAPLETRINQAIDTIRHDGVYQKVAAKYFNFNIYGD is encoded by the coding sequence ATGAAGCAGCTTCTTCTCTCGGCATTGTGCGGACTGGCGATGTTGCCCGCTGTGGTTCATGCCCAGGATCAGCAGGTGATCCGTTTCGGGGTGGATCCGAGCTATCCGCCGTTCGAATCCAAGGCGCCGGACGGTTCACTGGTGGGCTTCGATATCGAGCTGGGCAATGCGATCTGCGCGAGCCTGCATCAGAAGTGCGTGTGGGTCGAGCAGAATTTCGACGGCATGATCCCGGCGCTCAAGGCCCGCAAGTTCGATGCGATTCTCTCGGCGATGTCGGCCACGGCGGCGCGGCGTCAGCAGATCGATTTCACGAATCGGCTCTACAACGGCCCGTCTGCGTTGATCGCGCGCACCGGTTCGAAGCTGCAACCCACGGCACAGGCGCTCCAGGGGCAGCGCGTCGGTGTGGTGCAGGGCTCGACCCAGGAAGCCTTCGCCAAGACCGAATGGGAGCCGAAGGGCGTCACGGTGGTGCCGTACCAGACACAGGATCAGATCTATCAGGATCTGGTGACCGGTCGGCTCGACGCGGCGTTTCAGGCCGCGGTGCAAGTCGACTTCAGTTTCCTGAAGACGCCGCGCGGCAAGGGCTTCGCTCTCGCGGGCGGGCCGGTGACGGACAGCCGCGTGTCGGGTGACGTGGCGATCGGCATCCGTAAGGGCGATGCACCGCTCGAAACGCGCATCAATCAGGCGATCGACACGATCCGTCACGACGGTGTGTATCAGAAGGTCGCCGCGAAGTACTTCAATTTCAATATCTACGGCGACTGA
- a CDS encoding M20 aminoacylase family protein: MNTHCDMQASTEEMIQLRQSIHAHPELGYQEFMTSDLVAGRLAEWGYEVHRGLAGTGLVGTLKAGDGTRSIGLRADMDALPVNERTGLPYARVHPGKMHACGHDGHTAMLLAAAKQLATTRAFNGTLNLIFQPAEEGLAGARRMLEDGVLTQFPCDAVFAMHNMPGFPAGKLGFRAGPFMASADQVTVRVIGYGGHGAMPHKTVDPIVVCAAIVFALQTIVSRNVAPLDMAVITIGAIHAGEASNVIPDEANMNISVRALRPEVRDALEQRIRDVVQAQAAVYGARAEVTYEANYPVLVNDAAMTDFASGVARDWVGDEGMIADLQPLTGSEDFAWFLQKCPGCYLIIGNGDGEGSCMVHNPGYDFNDDILMTGAGYWVRLVERFLA; the protein is encoded by the coding sequence ATGAATACCCATTGCGATATGCAGGCAAGTACCGAGGAAATGATCCAGTTGCGCCAATCCATTCATGCGCATCCTGAATTGGGCTATCAGGAGTTCATGACGAGTGATCTGGTCGCCGGGCGGCTCGCCGAATGGGGCTACGAGGTGCACCGCGGGCTCGCGGGCACCGGCCTTGTCGGCACGCTGAAAGCGGGTGACGGCACACGCAGCATCGGTTTGCGCGCGGACATGGACGCGCTGCCTGTCAACGAACGAACCGGGCTGCCCTATGCGAGAGTTCATCCTGGCAAGATGCACGCATGCGGCCACGACGGCCACACGGCGATGCTGCTCGCCGCGGCAAAGCAACTGGCAACAACACGCGCCTTCAACGGCACGCTCAATCTGATTTTCCAACCCGCCGAGGAAGGTCTGGCCGGCGCACGCCGCATGCTCGAAGACGGCGTGCTCACGCAATTCCCGTGTGACGCCGTGTTTGCGATGCACAACATGCCGGGTTTTCCCGCAGGAAAACTGGGATTTCGCGCGGGGCCGTTCATGGCCTCCGCCGATCAGGTCACGGTGCGCGTGATCGGCTACGGGGGGCATGGCGCAATGCCGCACAAGACTGTCGATCCGATCGTGGTGTGTGCCGCCATTGTGTTTGCACTGCAGACCATCGTGTCGCGCAACGTGGCGCCGCTCGACATGGCCGTCATCACGATCGGCGCGATCCATGCGGGTGAAGCCTCCAACGTGATTCCCGATGAAGCGAACATGAACATCTCGGTGCGGGCGCTACGCCCCGAGGTTCGCGACGCGCTCGAACAGCGCATTCGCGACGTGGTGCAGGCCCAGGCGGCCGTGTACGGCGCGCGTGCGGAAGTGACCTACGAAGCAAACTATCCGGTGCTCGTCAACGACGCGGCTATGACCGACTTTGCGAGCGGCGTGGCGCGCGACTGGGTGGGTGACGAGGGGATGATCGCCGATCTGCAGCCGCTCACCGGCAGCGAGGATTTTGCGTGGTTCCTGCAGAAGTGCCCGGGTTGCTACCTGATCATCGGCAATGGCGACGGCGAAGGTAGTTGCATGGTGCACAACCCGGGCTATGACTTTAACGACGACATTCTGATGACCGGCGCGGGCTACTGGGTCCGGCTCGTCGAACGCTTTCTCGCCTGA
- a CDS encoding LysR substrate-binding domain-containing protein → MKLHQLSTLVAIADAGGIRGAARALNASPAAITKSLRQLEESVQMSLVVRTSSGVTLTASGQALLVHARLMVGEMARAHEAMNTLRGAPQGKLAIAVTPWIAMTFLPETVTRFCERMPDIRLEFFEGLLPIANPRLRDGSLDFFIGRPTPGALGVEFHYRPLFSSSCALVARAGHPRANCRSLAELTDLDWILTWDPTNDSPQAENIFTRHNVPVPRQIHLAHSFSIAVALLRKTDMVSVFPWPLVEVSAVRENLCVFPLREQLEDAMVSVISRSGHPLSAASECFIECLIETIREGFNSTSPETRNVLQSVELLI, encoded by the coding sequence ATGAAACTCCATCAACTCAGTACGTTGGTTGCCATCGCCGACGCTGGCGGTATTCGCGGCGCGGCGCGGGCGCTGAACGCCTCGCCCGCGGCAATTACCAAAAGCCTGCGTCAACTCGAGGAGAGCGTGCAGATGTCTCTGGTGGTGCGTACGTCCTCGGGAGTTACCCTGACCGCGAGCGGCCAGGCGCTGCTGGTTCACGCACGCCTCATGGTCGGCGAGATGGCGCGTGCCCACGAAGCCATGAATACACTGCGCGGTGCGCCCCAAGGCAAGCTCGCGATAGCGGTGACGCCGTGGATCGCGATGACTTTTCTGCCTGAGACAGTGACGCGTTTCTGCGAACGGATGCCCGACATCCGACTCGAATTCTTTGAAGGGTTGTTGCCTATTGCCAATCCGCGTCTGCGCGATGGCAGCCTGGATTTCTTCATTGGCAGGCCGACCCCAGGCGCCCTGGGCGTTGAATTCCACTACCGTCCGCTCTTCTCTTCTTCCTGTGCACTCGTGGCGCGCGCAGGGCATCCCCGTGCGAATTGCCGCTCACTCGCGGAGCTGACCGATCTGGACTGGATACTGACGTGGGACCCGACAAACGACAGTCCGCAGGCCGAGAATATTTTCACGCGCCACAACGTGCCTGTGCCACGACAAATTCACCTGGCCCATTCGTTCTCGATCGCCGTCGCACTGCTCAGAAAGACGGACATGGTGAGCGTATTTCCGTGGCCGCTGGTGGAAGTGAGCGCGGTGCGCGAGAACCTCTGCGTCTTCCCGCTGCGTGAGCAACTTGAAGACGCGATGGTTAGCGTGATCTCGCGCAGCGGCCATCCGTTAAGCGCTGCGTCCGAGTGCTTTATCGAATGCCTGATCGAAACGATTCGTGAAGGGTTCAACTCCACTTCACCGGAAACGCGCAACGTGCTGCAGTCGGTGGAGTTGTTGATCTGA
- a CDS encoding ABC transporter substrate-binding protein, whose translation MKNAIAGLALLFAAFCANANASDAAQLRFGVDPTYAPFESKAPSGQLVGFEIDLGNEICRRLNVKCVWVETAFDGIIPALQGRKFEAILSAMSITPQREARVAFSTPLFNTPSRLIGRRGRDLKPTVDSLRGKRVGVAQGSTQEAYAKAYWAPAGIDVVSYANQEQVYTDLRAGRIDVTLTDMIAGNQGFLKTPQGADYAFLGEPVTDAKTLGKGAAIGLRKDDTALREKIDGAIASMVKDGTYRKIEQRYFDFDIAAP comes from the coding sequence ATGAAAAACGCGATTGCTGGTCTGGCACTACTGTTCGCCGCATTCTGTGCTAACGCCAACGCGAGCGATGCGGCGCAGCTTCGCTTCGGCGTCGATCCTACTTATGCGCCGTTCGAATCGAAAGCACCGTCCGGACAACTGGTCGGCTTCGAGATCGACCTCGGCAACGAAATATGCCGCAGGCTGAACGTCAAATGCGTGTGGGTCGAAACGGCGTTCGACGGCATCATCCCGGCGCTCCAGGGAAGAAAATTCGAAGCGATTCTGTCCGCGATGTCCATTACGCCGCAGCGTGAGGCCCGGGTCGCCTTCTCGACGCCCTTGTTCAATACACCGAGCCGGCTAATCGGGAGGCGTGGGCGTGACCTCAAGCCGACGGTCGATTCATTGCGCGGCAAGCGTGTGGGTGTCGCTCAAGGTTCCACTCAGGAAGCGTATGCGAAGGCGTATTGGGCACCTGCGGGTATCGACGTGGTGTCGTACGCCAATCAGGAGCAGGTTTATACCGACCTGCGCGCAGGCCGTATCGACGTCACGCTTACCGACATGATTGCCGGCAACCAGGGATTTCTGAAGACCCCGCAAGGCGCGGACTACGCGTTTCTCGGCGAACCCGTGACTGACGCCAAAACGCTTGGCAAAGGCGCCGCTATCGGCCTGCGCAAAGACGATACGGCCTTACGCGAGAAAATCGACGGCGCGATCGCCTCTATGGTCAAGGACGGCACTTACAGGAAAATCGAGCAGCGCTACTTCGATTTCGACATCGCAGCACCCTGA